The Amycolatopsis camponoti genome segment AACCGGTCATCCCTTGCCTCCGGTCGCTCCGCGGTACAGCGTGCCGCGCCACGCCATGACCAGGCCGATCACGATCAGCATGACCACCGCCATGAGCATCGCGACGGCCGAGCCCATCGAGTAGTCGTACTCCTCGAACGCGGCGTGGTAGGCCGCGATCGAGACGACGCGGGTCTCGTTCGCGGGGTCGCCGACGAGCTGCGCGCTCGGGAACACCGAGAACGCCATCACGAACGAAAGGCAGAAGGTGATCGCCAGGCCGGGAGCCAGGAGGGGCAGCGTGATGCGCCGGAAGCGCTGGGCCCAGTTCGCGCCGAGGGTCGCGGCCGCCTTCTCCAGGGAGGGGTCGATGCCCGAGAGATAGGACAGCGTCAGCAGGAAGGAGAACGGGAAGCCGGTGATCACCAGGGACAGCAGCACGCCGGTGTAGTTGTGGATCAGCGGGAGTGGCTCGTCGGTGATGCCGAGGACCGTGAGCACCTTGTTCAGCCAGCCCGCCGGCCCGCCGTACATGATCAGGCCCTGCGCGGTGAGCACCGTGCCGAGCGTGATCGGCACGACGAGGATCGTCGTCAGGAGCCGCTTGCCGCGGACGCGGCCGCGCATCACGTAGGCGATCGGGATGCTGGCGAGCACGTTGATGAAGGTCGCGGGCAACGCGATGCCGAGCGTCGTCCAGATGGTGTCGCGCAGGTACGGGTCGCCGAAGAACCGTGCGTAGTTGGCGAAGACCCCGCCCTGGCGCGGGGCGAAGGACAGCTGGAGGCCGTAGAGGAAGGGGTACAGGAACAGGCAGGCGGTGACCAGCAGGCCGGGCACCAGGAGGAGCAGGGTGCGGTCGACACCGCGTTCGGCCAGGCGGTGACGCAACGCCGGGCGGGCACTCGCGACGGCGGTCATGGCTCGAACACCAGGACACGCTCGGCCGGGACGCCGATCCGGCCGGTGTCGCCCGGGGCGAGGCGCTTGTCCGTGCGGAAGTACACCGGTGTCCCGCTCTCGAGACGGGCCGAGACCGACAGTTCGCGGCCGTGGTATTCGACGATCTCGACCGTGACGTCGAGGGCGTTCTCGGCGCCGTCGCCGATGACGAAGTCCTCGGGGCGGATCGCGACCTTCGCCGGTCCCTCGGCGAGCGCGCCGCGGCCCGTCAGCCGGACTCCGGCGCCCTCCACGGTGACCGACGAGCCCGCGGTCTCGACGACCGTCACGTCCAGGAGGTTGCGGTAGCCCATGAACGACGCGACGTAGCTGTTCACCGGCTGGGCGTAGACCTCCTCGGGGGTGCCGATCTGCTGGACCGTGCCGTCGCGCAGCACCACCAGGCGGTCGGCCAGCGACAGGGCCTCCTCCTGGTCGTGGGTGACGTACACCGTGGTCAGGCCGAGGGTCTGGTGGAGGCGGCGGATCTCCATCCGCATCTCGAGGCGGAGCTTGGCGTCGAGGTTGGACAGCGGCTCGTCCATCAGGACGACCGGGGGCTCCAGCACCACGGCCCGGGCGATGGCGACGCGCTGCTGCTGCCCGCCGGAGAGCTGCGCGGGGAACTTCCCCGCGTGGTCGGTGAGCTGGACCAGGTGCAACGCCTCGTCGACGCGGCGGCGGGCATCGGCGCGGGCGACCTTGCGCATCTTGAGGCCGAAGCCGACGTTGGCGCGGACCGACATGTGCGGGAACAGCGCGTAGTTCTGGAAGACCATCCCGAACCCGCGCTGCTCCGGGGGCCGGCCGTCGATGCGGGCGTCGTCGAGCCAGATGCTGCCACCCGTCAGGGGCAGCAGTCCGGCCAGGCAGTTGAGCGCGGTCGACTTGCCGCAGCCGGACGGGCCGAGGAGGGCCACGAACTCGCCGCGCGCGATGGCGAGGTCGAGGCCGCTCAGGGCGTTCGCGGTGCCGAAGCTGCGCGAGACGCCGTCCAGCCGGAGCTGCTCGAACGTCACTTCTTGCCGACCTTCGAGCCGCCGACCAGCTGGTTCCACTTGTCGAACGCCTTGACCTGCTGCTCGGCCGGCAGCGAGGTCTCCTTGGGGTACTGGGAGATCCACTGCTCGTACTCCGGGCGCCCGAACTGCTTGATCGTGTCCTGGCTCTTCTGCGGCGCCATCTGCAGGGTGACGTCCTTGACCGCCGGGCCGGGGTAGAAGTAGCCGTCGTCGTAGGCGATCGCCTGCTGGTCCGGCTTCAGCATCCACGCGATCAGCTGCAGGATCGCCGACTCCTGGTCGGGCGAGAGGCCCTTGGGGATCAGAGCGTACTGGGCGTCGGTGACCCAGTGCATCGGCTGCATGATCGCGGTCTTGACCGTGTTGGGCACCGTGCCGAGCTTGCGCGGGTTGATGTCCCAGCCGGTCGTCGACATGACCATGTCCACCGAACCCGACGCGAGGTTCTTCATCGTCTCGGTGGTGCCGGACGGGTAGTACTTCACGTACTTGCCCAGCTCCTGCAGGAACGCCCAGGTCTTGTCCCAGCCCTTGTCGGGATCCTTCGGGTCCTTGTCGCCGAGCAGGTACGGCAGGCCCATCAGGAACGTCCGGCCCGGGCCGGAGTTCGACGGCTGCGCGTACTGGAACTTCTCCGGGTGGGCCTTGGCCCAGTCGAGCAGCTCCTGCGGGGACGCCGGCGCGGCCGGAACCGCTCCCGGGTTGAACTCCAGCAGCGGGCCGGACGGGTAGTAGACGACCTCGACGCCGTAGCCGTTGGCCAGCTCCTGCATCTTGGCCGCGGGCTCGAGGTAGTTCTGCATCAGGTTCGGGAACCGGCTGGAGAAGTCCGGGAGGACCTTGGCGAGCGTGCCGTTCGCGATGCCGGCGGACAGGCCGTCCGTGCCGCTGAGGACCAGGTGGGTCTGGGCGACGCCGCCGTCCTGCTCGGCCTTCAGCTTGCCCGCCATGCTCGGTGCGGGTGCCGTCGAATAGGTGACCTTCGAGAGCACTTCCGGGTGCGCGGCCTTGAAGTTCTCGATCATCTGCTTGGTGAGCTGAAGGTTGCCCGCGATGTCGAGGATGTTCAGGTCGACGGGCTTGCTCGGCTTGTCGGGGACGGCCTTCGGATCCGCCGCCTGGCCGCCGTCCCCGCCGGGCGCGCCACAGGCCGCCAGTCCGGCGGCGAGGCCGGCCGCCAGGAGTGCCCGGCGGAATCGGAAGCCGGTGCGACGCTGCATGGCTGCTCCCTGGGTCCGTGATAATGTTGTATGTCGCATCGTATATCAGATCGGACATGCCAGTGGCGAGCACTTCTTCGGCCCGGAGGCCGCCGCCGCCCGTCTCGCGCACGGATTTCGTGCGTGATGCGATCAAGGAGTCGATCTTGAGCGGGGAGTTCGGGCCGGGCGAAACGCTCGTCGAAGCCGAGGTGGGCGCCCTGCTTGGGGTCTCGAAGACACCGGTGCGCGAAGCGCTGCGTATCCTCGCCGGTTCCGGTTTGGTCACGATGAGCACGTACAAGGGCGCCGCGGTCCGGGTCATGGACGCCGAGAGCGCCCACGCCGTGTACGACCTGCGAGCGCTCCTCGAGCCCGAAGCCGTCCGACGCGCTGTCGAGCGCGGCGCGGACTTCGGTGAAGCGCGGGGAGTCCTGGCCGACGTCGGCACCGGTACCGCGGCCACCGACCGCGCCAAAGCCAGCCTGACCAACCGGTTGTTCCACCGCGCGCTCTACTCCGGATGCGGGAACCCCTTGCTCGTCGAGATCCTCGACGGCCTACGCGACCAGGCCGCCCTGATCACCGTCACCGGCTGGGGCATCAGCCCGACGTGGCGGGGCGAAGCGGCCGAGCACCGGGCGATCCTGACCGCCGCCGAGAGCGGCAACGCCCGGCAAGCCGAACACCTGCTGCGCAAGCACATCACCGATTTCATCGACCGGATCGCCTTCGGGCTCCCGGGCGAAAGCACCGCAGAGACCGGCGATCCGAAGGGGACCCGATGACGTTCGAGCAGCAGAGGCGGCGGCTTTCCGGGGTGGTGGCCATCCCGGTGACGCCGTTCGACGCCGAGGGCGCCGTCGACGGCCAGACGTACGCGAAGCTCGTCGACCGGCTGATCACCGGCGGCGTCGAAGTCGTGACGCCGAACGGGAACACCGGCGAGTTCTACGCGCTGGACGCGGCGGAAGCCCGGCACTGTCTGGAGGTCACGGTCGAGGCCGTGGCCGGCCGGGGCAGTGTGCTCGCCGGGATCGGCCACGACGTCGCGTCGGCGACGCGGGCGGCCGCGCACGCGCGGGACGCCGGCGCCGACATGATCATGATCCACCAGCCCGTGCACCCGTACATCTCCGGCGACGGCTGGGTCGACTACCACGCCGCGATCGCGGCCGCGGTGCCCGATCTCGGCGTCGTGCTCTACGTCCGCAACCCGGCGATCGCGGGCGACCAGCTGCGCGCGCTCGGCGAAGCGGCGCCGAACGTCATCGGCGTGAAGTACGCCGTGCCCGACCCGGTGCGGTTCGGCTCGGTCGCGCGGGACGCGGGCTTCGAGCGCTTCGTGTGGATCGCCGGCCTGGCCGAGCTCTCGGCGCCCGGGTACTTCGCCGTCGGCGCCACCGGTTTCACGTCGGGACTCGTGAACGTCGACCCGGCGATCTCGCTGGAGATGTTCCGTGCACTGTCCACAGGGGACTATCCGGGCGCGATGGCGGTCTGGGAGCGGATCCGGCCGTTCGAAGAGCTGCGCGCCGCGAACGGGAACGCCAACAACGTCAGCGTCGTCAAGGACGCGCTCGGGCAACTCGGCTTGTGCCGCCCGGACGTCCGGCCGCCGAGCCGGCTGCTGACAAGCACCGAACGCGAACGGCTCTTCGGACTGCTTTCGTCCTGGGGGCTTTCGTGAAGGTGGTGGCCCATCGGCGTGCCGGAGCGCGGTGACGCCGAAGTCCGGCTCGCCGACGAGCCACCTGATGACCGGAGTCGAACCGGAAGAACCAAGCTGTAGCAACCCAATTGGGCGCCTCGGGCGTCACTCTGCGCGACTACGGGCGGCTGCTCGCCGGCCGAACGGCCGACATGGTTGCGTACGAGCGGGTTCCGGGCCCGGCTCCCGGTCGGGGCTGCCCGGCCGGGAAGTTTCGGGTGTGTGGTAAGTCACCTTTCATCCCGATGTGGCTGACTGTACACCTCTTCGGCAGGCTGCGGGGAATTGCCTTCACGGCGGTGGGATGGGAGGCTGAGGACAGGACGCGGTACCACCGCGACCAGGCCCCAGTGCCCTTTCCCGGACCGGACCCGGACCCCGTCGGGGCCGGAAACCGTTGCTGGACAAGCCTTTACGACTTAGCCAGAGCGGTGACGTTGATGACTTCCACCCAGGTTCCGGATACCCCGGCCACGGCCGGCAGCGACTTCGCCGAGCTGTCCCGGCTCATCAAGGACGCCGGGCTGCTCCGGCGGCGACGGCGGTACTACGCGGTGCGGATCGGGCTGAACCTCGCCGCGTTCGGCGGCGGCTGGGTCGCGTTCGCCTACCTCGGCGACTCGTGGTGGCAGCTCTTCCTCGCGGCGTTCTTCGCGATGATGTTCGCACAGCTGTCGTTCATCGGGCACGACGCCGGGCACAAGCAGATCTTCCGCACCCGCCGGGCGAACGACGCCACCGGGTTCGTCCACGGTGGACTAACCGGGCTGAGCTACGGCTGGTGGATCGGCACGCACGCGCGTCACCACGCCAACCCCAACCACGAAGACGAAGACCCGGACGTCGACATCGCCGCGCTCGCGTTCAGCAAGGCGCAGAGCTCGCAGAAGCGCGGGTTCCTGCGCTGGATGGCGAAGTACCAGGCGTTCCTGTTCTTCCCGCTGCTGCTGCTCGAAGGCCTGAACCTGCACGTCTCGAGCGTGAAAGCGGTGCTGCGCAAAGATATTCGCCGCCGCAAGCTGGAGTCCGCGCTGCTGATCGCGCACCTGGCCGCGTACCTCGCCGCGGTGTTCATCGTGCTGTCGCCGCTGACCGGGATCATCTTCATCCTGGTGCACCAGTTCCTGTGGGGGCTGTACATGGGCTGCTCGTTCGCGCCCAACCACAAGGGCATGGAGATGCTGGAGACCGGGCACAAGCTCGACTTCCTGCGCAAGCAGGTCCTGACGTCACGCAACATCCGCGGCGGCCCGGTGGTCGACTTCGCGCTGGGTGGGCTGAACTACCAGATCGAGCACCACCTGTTCCCGAGCATGGCCCGGCCGAACCTCAAGCACGCGCAGGTGATCGTCCGCGAGTTCTGCGACCGGCACGGGATTTCCTACGCGCAGTGCGGCTGGGCCCGCTCGTACGGTTACGTGCTCCAGCACCTGCACTCGGTGAGCGAGCCGCTGCGGGCGAAGAAGGTGCCGGCATGACGGCCCCGGCGCCCGACGCACCCGAGGTGCCCCGCACCGAAGCCCAGTGCCCGAACTGCTCCCACGACCTGGAAGCGCACGACGCGATAGCCCGCCGCTACTGCGCGGCAACGGCGGCCGGCCAGGGAGCCGACCGCGGCTGCGTCTGCGGCACGGCGGCGGACCACAAGGCCCGCTGAGGCAGGGGCCGAGCGAGCCGGCTCCCGGCTCCCGGCTCCCGGCTCCCGGCTCCCGGCTCCCGGCTCCCGGCTCCCGGCTCCCGGCTCCCGGCTCCCGGCTCCCGGCTCCCGGCGAGTGGGCACGCTGCGGCCGGGCCGGCGCACCGAACGTCCGGCAGGCCCGCCACACCCACGCGCCCTCCGGCAGAGCAACTCGGCACGCCGAACGCGCGTCGCCGATCGGCCCGCCTCACACATCCTCCGGCAGCACCTCCGGCAGACCGAACGCCCCGAAAACCGCTGGGACGAACGTCGTCACCTCGGCCACCTGCCCGTCGACCACCCGCAGCGCGTTCAGCCCGAACGCCCGGAACCGGCCGTCGTGGCGGAGGTACGTCGCTACCGCTGGGCCGCCGTTCGCGCGGACCGGGAGCAGGCGCAGCTCCATCGCCCCCGGCCCGTGCAGCACCGGCGCCCAGCCGGCCAGGACCGTTGACCGCCCGCCGTACCAAGTCGGGTGGGGGCCGTTGTGGCCGCCTGCTCCCGGCTGGTGGCTGCAGCGGATGTCCTCGCTGAGCACCGCCGCGATCGCCGCGTCGTCCGCCGTCGTCAAAGCGGAGATGTAGCGCGCGACGACTTCGCGCTCTTCGCCGCTTGAAGCCACGCGCCACTCCGTACGCTGCGAAGGCAGCTGCTCCTTCAACTCCGCCCGAGCGCGCTGAAGCGAGCTGCTCACCGAAGCCGGGGTTGTCGACAACGCCGCCGCTGTCTCCTTCGCCGACCAGCCGACGACGTCGCGAAGGATCAATACAGCGCGTTGGCGCGGCGGAAGGTACTGGAC includes the following:
- a CDS encoding ABC transporter permease, translating into MTAVASARPALRHRLAERGVDRTLLLLVPGLLVTACLFLYPFLYGLQLSFAPRQGGVFANYARFFGDPYLRDTIWTTLGIALPATFINVLASIPIAYVMRGRVRGKRLLTTILVVPITLGTVLTAQGLIMYGGPAGWLNKVLTVLGITDEPLPLIHNYTGVLLSLVITGFPFSFLLTLSYLSGIDPSLEKAAATLGANWAQRFRRITLPLLAPGLAITFCLSFVMAFSVFPSAQLVGDPANETRVVSIAAYHAAFEEYDYSMGSAVAMLMAVVMLIVIGLVMAWRGTLYRGATGGKG
- a CDS encoding RNA polymerase subunit sigma-70, with amino-acid sequence MVTDTMDETEFAELTERHRRELRVHCYRFLGSLDEAEDLVQETFLRAWRGRDQYAGRASVRAWLYKIATNACLDFLARFVREVPALDLPVASGSHLAPRPAAAVPWLQPAPDDVLETAISRETVELAFLAAVQYLPPRQRAVLILRDVVGWSAKETAAALSTTPASVSSSLQRARAELKEQLPSQRTEWRVASSGEEREVVARYISALTTADDAAIAAVLSEDIRCSHQPGAGGHNGPHPTWYGGRSTVLAGWAPVLHGPGAMELRLLPVRANGGPAVATYLRHDGRFRAFGLNALRVVDGQVAEVTTFVPAVFGAFGLPEVLPEDV
- a CDS encoding extracellular solute-binding protein: MQRRTGFRFRRALLAAGLAAGLAACGAPGGDGGQAADPKAVPDKPSKPVDLNILDIAGNLQLTKQMIENFKAAHPEVLSKVTYSTAPAPSMAGKLKAEQDGGVAQTHLVLSGTDGLSAGIANGTLAKVLPDFSSRFPNLMQNYLEPAAKMQELANGYGVEVVYYPSGPLLEFNPGAVPAAPASPQELLDWAKAHPEKFQYAQPSNSGPGRTFLMGLPYLLGDKDPKDPDKGWDKTWAFLQELGKYVKYYPSGTTETMKNLASGSVDMVMSTTGWDINPRKLGTVPNTVKTAIMQPMHWVTDAQYALIPKGLSPDQESAILQLIAWMLKPDQQAIAYDDGYFYPGPAVKDVTLQMAPQKSQDTIKQFGRPEYEQWISQYPKETSLPAEQQVKAFDKWNQLVGGSKVGKK
- a CDS encoding ABC transporter ATP-binding protein; this encodes MTFEQLRLDGVSRSFGTANALSGLDLAIARGEFVALLGPSGCGKSTALNCLAGLLPLTGGSIWLDDARIDGRPPEQRGFGMVFQNYALFPHMSVRANVGFGLKMRKVARADARRRVDEALHLVQLTDHAGKFPAQLSGGQQQRVAIARAVVLEPPVVLMDEPLSNLDAKLRLEMRMEIRRLHQTLGLTTVYVTHDQEEALSLADRLVVLRDGTVQQIGTPEEVYAQPVNSYVASFMGYRNLLDVTVVETAGSSVTVEGAGVRLTGRGALAEGPAKVAIRPEDFVIGDGAENALDVTVEIVEYHGRELSVSARLESGTPVYFRTDKRLAPGDTGRIGVPAERVLVFEP
- a CDS encoding RGCVC family protein, producing MTAPAPDAPEVPRTEAQCPNCSHDLEAHDAIARRYCAATAAGQGADRGCVCGTAADHKAR
- a CDS encoding dihydrodipicolinate synthase family protein, which encodes MTFEQQRRRLSGVVAIPVTPFDAEGAVDGQTYAKLVDRLITGGVEVVTPNGNTGEFYALDAAEARHCLEVTVEAVAGRGSVLAGIGHDVASATRAAAHARDAGADMIMIHQPVHPYISGDGWVDYHAAIAAAVPDLGVVLYVRNPAIAGDQLRALGEAAPNVIGVKYAVPDPVRFGSVARDAGFERFVWIAGLAELSAPGYFAVGATGFTSGLVNVDPAISLEMFRALSTGDYPGAMAVWERIRPFEELRAANGNANNVSVVKDALGQLGLCRPDVRPPSRLLTSTERERLFGLLSSWGLS
- a CDS encoding fatty acid desaturase family protein, whose protein sequence is MTSTQVPDTPATAGSDFAELSRLIKDAGLLRRRRRYYAVRIGLNLAAFGGGWVAFAYLGDSWWQLFLAAFFAMMFAQLSFIGHDAGHKQIFRTRRANDATGFVHGGLTGLSYGWWIGTHARHHANPNHEDEDPDVDIAALAFSKAQSSQKRGFLRWMAKYQAFLFFPLLLLEGLNLHVSSVKAVLRKDIRRRKLESALLIAHLAAYLAAVFIVLSPLTGIIFILVHQFLWGLYMGCSFAPNHKGMEMLETGHKLDFLRKQVLTSRNIRGGPVVDFALGGLNYQIEHHLFPSMARPNLKHAQVIVREFCDRHGISYAQCGWARSYGYVLQHLHSVSEPLRAKKVPA
- a CDS encoding GntR family transcriptional regulator, whose protein sequence is MASTSSARRPPPPVSRTDFVRDAIKESILSGEFGPGETLVEAEVGALLGVSKTPVREALRILAGSGLVTMSTYKGAAVRVMDAESAHAVYDLRALLEPEAVRRAVERGADFGEARGVLADVGTGTAATDRAKASLTNRLFHRALYSGCGNPLLVEILDGLRDQAALITVTGWGISPTWRGEAAEHRAILTAAESGNARQAEHLLRKHITDFIDRIAFGLPGESTAETGDPKGTR